The following is a genomic window from Micromonospora cathayae.
CTCACTGACCGAGATCGGCCGCAGCCTGGAACAGACCGCGAAACTGCTGGACGAGTGGGGTAACTGGTACCGCACGGTGATCCGGGAAACGGCACCGACGCCGCCCGGGACGGACGGGCCGGACGCCGGGCGGCCGGACGAGCTGACGGTGCCGGTGCCCGGGTCCGCACCGTGAGCCCCCGCTGGTGGTCGCCCACCGGCGCCCGGTGACCGGCGCGGGCGACCGTCCCCGGGCACGCCGGAACGACCGCCGCGGGCCCCGCGCGGGGCGGGGGGGCACGCGGCGGCCGTCAGCCGACCCGGGCGGCCTAGGCGACCTGCCCGTCGTGCACGAGCCGGGCCGCGCTGCCGGCGACGTGCCCCGGCGACGACAGGGCGGACACCAGCCCCGCACGGTCGCAGGCGGCCCGGACGAAGGCGAGGAATAGCGGGTGGGGCCGGGTCGGCCGGGACTTGAACTCCGGGTGTCCCTGGGTACCGACGAAGAACGGGTGCACGTCCGACGGCAGTTCGACGAACTCGACGAGTTCGCCGTCCGGCGACGTGCCCGAGATCCGCAGCCCCGAGTCCTCCAGGACCGCCCGGTACTTGTTGTTGACCTCGTACCGGTGGCGGTGCCGCTCCGAGACGACGAGCCCGCCGTACGCGGCGGCGGTGACGGATCCGGGCCGCAGCCGGGCCGGGTACGCGCCGAGCCGCATGGTGCCGCCCAGGCCCCGCCGGCCCGCCACCACGTCGTGCTGGGCGGCCATGGTGTGCACCACCGGGTGCGGGCTGTGCGGATCTACCTCGGCGGAGTTGGCGTCCGCCAGCCCGGCCAGCGACCGGGCGGCCTCGATCACCATGCACTGGAGGCCCAGACAGAGACCCAGGACCGGGATCCGGTGGATCCGGCCGTGACCGATCGCCCGCACCTTCCCCCCGATGCCACGGATCCCGAACCCGCCGGGGACCAGGATCCCGTGCACGCCCGCCAGGGACCGGTCCGCCCCGTCCGGGGTCCGGCAGTCGTCGGCGTCCAGCCGTCGCACGTCGACCGACACCCCGTGCGCGAAACCGGCGGCCCGCAACGCCTCGGTGACCGAGAGGTAGGTGTCCGGGGACTCGACGTACTTGCCCACCAGGGCCACCTCGACGGTGCGGTCGGCCGCGCCGGGCCGACCGGTCAGCCGCTCCCAGGCCCGCAGGTCGGGTTCGGCGGTACGCAGTCCGAGGCGGCGGGTGACGAAGGTGTCGAGCCCGTTGGTGTGCATGAGCCGGGGCAGGTCGTAGATGGAGGGCGCGTCGGGTGCGGACACCACCCCGTCGACCGGTACGTCACAGGTGAACGCGATCTTCCGGGCCAGGCTCTCCGGCAGGGCACGGGCGGACCGGCAGACCAGCACGTCCGGTTGGATGCCGAGGTTGCGCAGGGCCGCCACCGAGTGCTGGGTGGGTTTGGTCTTCAGTTCGCCCGACGGCGAAATGTACGGCACCAGTGACACGTGGACGAAGACGCAGTTCTCCTGGCCGACCTCACGGCGGATCTGTCGGGCGGCCTCGATGAACGGCAACGACTCGACGTCGCCCACGGTTCCGCCGATCTCGACGATCCGCACCTCGTCGCCGGTGTTCGTCACCCGGGTACGGATCTCGTCGGTGATGTGCGGAATGACCTGGACGGTGTCGCCCAGATAGCGGCCCCGTCGTTCCCGGTCGATGACCGAGGAGTAGATCTGTCCCGAGGTGACGTTCGCGGTGCGATCCAGTTCGACGTCGAGGAACCGTTCGTAGTGGCCGATGTCCAGATCGGTCTCGGCGCCGTCCTCGGTGACGAAAACCTCACCGTGCTGGTACGGGTTCATGGTGCCCGAGTCGACGTTCAGATACGGGTCGAGCTTCTGCATCCCCACCTTCACGCCTCTGGCGGTCAGCAGACAGCCCAGACTGCTCGCCGTGAGGCCCTTGCCCAGGGAGGAGGCCACCCCCCCGGTCACGAATACGTACTTGGTCGCGGTTCCTGGCGGCATCGGAGCCTCCCGGGGTGTCGAGCCTCTGCCGACCGCCCGACGCGGCCGTGGCCGACGAGGGGCCGGTGGTCGCCGGTCGGCGGACCACCGACCCCGATCACCGGCCACGGCGGCGGATCGTCGGTTCAGAGGACGGTGGTGGCGGTGGTGTAGCTGCCGGCGTGGTAGATCAGCGGCAGGTGCAGACGCCGGATCCGGGCCTCGACCGCCCGCGCGACCACCAGGTGGTGGTCACCGGCCTCGAACCTCGACTCCGGTACGGCCCGCAGGTAGGCCGGGACCCCGTCGAGGACCGGCTCCCCACTGGGCAGCCGCGACCACGACGTGGGCGCGGCGAAGCGGTCGACGTGACTCGTCGCGAAGCGACGGGCGATCTCGTGCTGGTCGGCCGAGAGGAAGTTGACCACCACGCTCGTCGCCGCGCTGACGGTCTCCCAGGACGAGGCGGACGTCGACAGCGCGAAGGCCACCAACGGTGGGTGCAGCGAAACGGAACTC
Proteins encoded in this region:
- a CDS encoding CTP synthase, translating into MPPGTATKYVFVTGGVASSLGKGLTASSLGCLLTARGVKVGMQKLDPYLNVDSGTMNPYQHGEVFVTEDGAETDLDIGHYERFLDVELDRTANVTSGQIYSSVIDRERRGRYLGDTVQVIPHITDEIRTRVTNTGDEVRIVEIGGTVGDVESLPFIEAARQIRREVGQENCVFVHVSLVPYISPSGELKTKPTQHSVAALRNLGIQPDVLVCRSARALPESLARKIAFTCDVPVDGVVSAPDAPSIYDLPRLMHTNGLDTFVTRRLGLRTAEPDLRAWERLTGRPGAADRTVEVALVGKYVESPDTYLSVTEALRAAGFAHGVSVDVRRLDADDCRTPDGADRSLAGVHGILVPGGFGIRGIGGKVRAIGHGRIHRIPVLGLCLGLQCMVIEAARSLAGLADANSAEVDPHSPHPVVHTMAAQHDVVAGRRGLGGTMRLGAYPARLRPGSVTAAAYGGLVVSERHRHRYEVNNKYRAVLEDSGLRISGTSPDGELVEFVELPSDVHPFFVGTQGHPEFKSRPTRPHPLFLAFVRAACDRAGLVSALSSPGHVAGSAARLVHDGQVA